A DNA window from Mus caroli chromosome 8, CAROLI_EIJ_v1.1, whole genome shotgun sequence contains the following coding sequences:
- the LOC110300690 gene encoding beta-defensin 14, translated as MRLHYLLFVFFILFLVPAPGDAFIPKTLRKFFCRIRGGRCAVLNCLAKEEQIGRCSNSGRKCCRKKK; from the exons ATGAGGCTTCATTATCTGCTATTTGTATTCTTCATCTTGTTCTTGGTGCCTGCTCCAG GGGACGCATTCATACCAAAAACCCTCCGAAAATTTTTCTGCAGAATAAGAGGTGGCCGGTGTGCTGTACTTAACTGCCTTGCAAAGGAAGAACAAATAGGTCGATGTTCTAATAGCGGTCGAAAATGCTGCcgaaagaagaagtag